CACTCATAATCGGGACGAGCGTTCCCAAGGAAGACCCCAGACTTCCAACGGTTACGGACGTCTTCCCGAGCGCGCTGCCCTACGAGAGGGAGAACCAGGAGTTCCTGGGCTTCGTCTTCGAGGGCATCCCGGACCCGAGGAGGCTCTTCCTTCCAGATGACTTCCCGGAGGGCATCTACCCGCTCAGGCTCGACGAGACGGGAATCAAACCAGAGATGGTGAAGAACGCGGGGCATCCATACAAAATCAGGAAGGAGGGGGCAAAATGAACGGGAAAATCGAGTACTGGGTCAAGGTACCAATCGGACCCATTCACCCGGCGCTGGAGGAGCCTGAGAAGTTCATCATCACCCTGGACGGAGAACGCATCATAAACGTCGACGTCAAGCTCGGCTACAACCTCAGGGGCCTCGAATGGATAGCCATGAGGAGGAACTACATCCAGGTGCTCTACCTCGCCGAGAGGATATGCGGCATCTGCTCCTTCTCCCACAACCACACCTACTCAAGGGCAGTGGAGGAGATGGCCGGCATCCAGGTTCCGGAGAGGGCCGAGTACATCCGCGTCATCGTCGGCGAGCTGGAGAGGATTCACTCCCACCTGCTCAACCTCGGTGTGGTGGGTCACACGATAGGCTACGATACAGTTCTTCACCTCAGCTGGCTGGCGCGCGAGAGGGTTATGGACATCCTCGAGGCGATAGGCGGCAACAGGGTCAACTACGCCGTCAACATGATAGGCGGCGTCAGGAGAGACCTGGAAGAGAAGCACATCAGGGCGATCAAGGAGATGATAGAGTACTACCGCAACGACGTCATGCCCAAGATAGAGGAGATATTCCTCTACGACCCGACGGTCGAGGCACGCCTCAGGGACGCCGGCGTTATCCCGAAGAGGATAGCGATAGAGTACAGCGCCCAGGGGCCGACCGCCAGGGGGAGCGGCGTGAAGAAGGACGTCCGCTACAACGAGAAGCTCAGCGTCTACCCCGACCTCGGAGTTAAGCCAGTAACACCCAAGGAGTTCACGGGCGTCGTCAAGGGGGACGTTTTCGACAGGATGGTGGTCCGCGTTGGAGAGCTGTGGCAGAGCCTCGACCTCATAGAGAGGGCCATAGACCAGGTGCCGGAGGGGAAGATAAAGGCAGTCCCGAAAGACAACGCGCTCCTCTTCCAGCTCAAGAAGGCTGACGGAGAAGGAATCGGAAGGTACGAGGCCCCGAGGGGTGAGCTGATCCACTACGTGAAGGGCCAGAAGGGCAAGGACGTCCCCGCAAAGTGGAAGATGAGGGAGCCGACCTTCCCGAACCTGTTCGCGATAGCGAGGGCCTTGGTCGGCGAGCAGGTGGCGGACGTGCCGGTGGCAATAGCCTCGATAGACCCGTGCCTGAGCTGTACCGACAGGGTCGCGGTTATAGACGCGAACACTGGAAGGAGGAAAATCCTCACTGAGAAGGACCTCCTCAAGCTCTCGATAGAGAAGACGAGGGAGATCAACCCGGAGGTGAAGGCAAGACCCGAAGTCGTTGGAGTTGGGTGCCCCAGGGGTGGTGCGCTGTGAACGTCCTCTACGCCACTCTCGGATTCATCGGAATTTACGCTTACGTCTCATTCGCCTCGCTGCTCTGGGGAGGAATAGACAGGAAACTCGTGGCAAGAATGCAACGCAGGATGGGGCCGCCGCTGCTCCAGCCCTTCTACGACTTCCTGAAGCTGGTCAGTAAGGAGTCAATAATCCCCAGGGACGCGAACAGGTTCTTCGAACTCGCGCCGGTGCTGGCCCTGGCGGTGTCGATAGCGCTCCTCGCCTACACTCCCCTCGGCTTCGAGCCGCTATTCGGCACCAAGGGAGACGTCATACTCTTCGTCTACCTGCTGACCCTCATAGGCTTCCTGAGGGTTCTCGGTGCCGTCAGCTCCGGCTCGCCCTACGCTCAGATAGGCGCCCAAAGGGAGATGATAATCCTCGTTTCCAGGGAGGGACCCATGATGCTGGCCCTGTTCACCATCCTCTGGCGCCTCAGCGAGCTGGGAGTTACAAAGCCCTTCAGCATGGGGACGTTCTACGAGCACAGCATATGGGAGCTTGGTACGCCCATGAGCGTAATAGGGACGGTGATACTCCTCTTCGTCTTCATGGCCTGGCTCGCCAGCGAGATAGAGGTCGGCTACTTCGACATCCCCGAGGCGGAGACCGAACTCGCCGAGGGGACGATGGCGGAATACAGCGGGAGGCATTTGGCCCTCTTCGAGCTGGCCAGCGCCATAAAGGCCTTCGTCAGCGCGAGCCTCGTCGTGGCTGTGTTCTTCCCGTGGGGGATCTCCCAGTATCTCGGACTCACGGGAGTTCCGGCCATGGTCGTTGAGCTGCTCTTCCACACGCTGAAGGTCTTCGCAGTGCTCTTCGTGAGCATGAGCGTCTTCAGGGCGGTAACTGGAAGGCTCAGGATAAACCAGGCGGTCGGCATCTTCTGGACGAGGCTCCTGCCGGCGAGCATAGTCGGCGCCCTGCTCCTGGCCCTCGACACCCTGGGGGTGATAGCGTGAAGGTTCCACCAACGCTCTCAACGGTCCTGGGAAACCTCTTCAAGAAGCCGGCCACCAACCCGTTCCCTGTGAGCGAGCCTGTGCCGGTTCCGGAGGGCTTCAGGGGCAAGCTGGTCTACGACGTGGACAAGTGCGTCGGCTGCAGGCTCTGCGTGATGGTCTGCCCGGCGGGGGTCATAGAGTACGTCCCCGAGGTCAGGAAGGTCACCTTCTGGCTCGGGAGGTGCGTCTTCTGCCAGCAGTGCGTCGACGTCTGCCCGGTCAACGCCCTCAGGATGAGCGACGAGTTCCTCCTGGCCACGACCGACAAGTACGACGACAACCTCCGCTGGCTCAAGGAGGATGAGGTCGAGGAGCTTAAGCGGAAACTTGAGGAGCAGAAGAAGGCCAAAGAAGCCGCGAAGAAGGCAGCGGAGAAGAAGGAGTGACCTTCTCCTCCATTTTTCATTCAGTTTGATGCGCTTTTCTGTTCATTCATCCACTAGATAATACCACCGAGCACAGTTCTTTGGACTTATATCAAGAGTTGTTCTGTTTCTATTTGTCAAATCTCTGGTTTTTAACCAATAGTTTTAGAAAGCCATTTATAAAAATTTGGCCAATTCTTAATTGAGATTTCGGGAAAATACGCCCGAATAGGGTTTAAAACCTAAAGTTGAGGTGAGAAAATGGGGTTTGCCACACCCTTCCTGTGGTCCCTCATCGTCTACCTGCTCCTGACGGCCGGCTCCGGGAGCGTCATCGCCTGGAGCCCCGGGGAGCTGGTGGCGGGGGTCGTCATCGCGGCCATCATAGGCTACGCCACGAGGAACGTAATGGACGAGAGGCTCGAGTACTTCTTCAACCCGAAGAGGTGGCTCCTCCTCATAATCTACGCGATAGGGCCGTTCTTCTTCGCCATGGCGAAGGCCAACATCGACGTTGCCTACAGGGTGATAACCGGGAAGATAAGGCCGGGAATAGTCAAGATATCGCCCGGCCTCACGAGGGACGAGGCGAAGACCCTGCTGGCCAACTCAATAACCCTCACGCCGGGAACCTTCACGCTGGAGATAGACGACGAGGGCAACTTCTACGTCCACTGGATAAACGTGCCCCCCGGAAAGGAGAAGCCCTCCCCGGAGGAGCTGTGCGGTTACCTTCCAAAATGGGCGAGGAGGATTGCGGAATGACGGTGGATGGAGCCTTCATGTGGGCGCTGATACTGCTGCTGTTCTCGGCCATGCTGACGCTGATAAGGCTCCTCACGGGGCCGACGATACCCGACAGGGCGGTCGCACTCGACTCGATGACGACGACCACCGCCGGAGCGATGGTTATCTACGGCGTCGTGACGAGGCAGGCGGTTTTCATCGACGTCGCGCTCGTCTACGCGGTTCTCAGCTACATAGCGACGCTCTACATAGCGAGGTACCTCGTGAAGAAGAGGGTGGGTATAGCGTGCGAGTGCGAGGAGGCGGGAACATGATAGAGTGGCTCATCGCGCTTTTCCTGGCCATCGGGGTTATCTTCAACCTCCTGGCGAGCATAGGGATACTCCGCTTCCCCGACGTCTACACGAGGATACACGCGGCCACGAAGTGCACCACCTTCGGGACGATATTCATAGTTCTCGCGGCGGTGACTTACTCGATTTACAGCTACTACTGGGTTCAGAAGGACCCGGCGTGGATAACCATCGGCATACACTCCGCCCTCGTGGTTCTCTTCCTCGTCCTCACCAACCCCGTCGGCGCCCACGCCATCGGAAGGGCCGCCAGGAAGTCC
This window of the Thermococcus siculi genome carries:
- a CDS encoding hydrogenase large subunit, translating into MNGKIEYWVKVPIGPIHPALEEPEKFIITLDGERIINVDVKLGYNLRGLEWIAMRRNYIQVLYLAERICGICSFSHNHTYSRAVEEMAGIQVPERAEYIRVIVGELERIHSHLLNLGVVGHTIGYDTVLHLSWLARERVMDILEAIGGNRVNYAVNMIGGVRRDLEEKHIRAIKEMIEYYRNDVMPKIEEIFLYDPTVEARLRDAGVIPKRIAIEYSAQGPTARGSGVKKDVRYNEKLSVYPDLGVKPVTPKEFTGVVKGDVFDRMVVRVGELWQSLDLIERAIDQVPEGKIKAVPKDNALLFQLKKADGEGIGRYEAPRGELIHYVKGQKGKDVPAKWKMREPTFPNLFAIARALVGEQVADVPVAIASIDPCLSCTDRVAVIDANTGRRKILTEKDLLKLSIEKTREINPEVKARPEVVGVGCPRGGAL
- a CDS encoding NADH-quinone oxidoreductase subunit C, producing the protein MNVDEFVKVFGERFPEAEVRVSENKMPHPKRRVWVEVEREKFHDAMKFIRELDPKAQFSIIIGRDAGETLEAKYHMELFWEEGESISLIIGTSVPKEDPRLPTVTDVFPSALPYERENQEFLGFVFEGIPDPRRLFLPDDFPEGIYPLRLDETGIKPEMVKNAGHPYKIRKEGAK
- a CDS encoding respiratory chain complex I subunit 1 family protein — translated: MNVLYATLGFIGIYAYVSFASLLWGGIDRKLVARMQRRMGPPLLQPFYDFLKLVSKESIIPRDANRFFELAPVLALAVSIALLAYTPLGFEPLFGTKGDVILFVYLLTLIGFLRVLGAVSSGSPYAQIGAQREMIILVSREGPMMLALFTILWRLSELGVTKPFSMGTFYEHSIWELGTPMSVIGTVILLFVFMAWLASEIEVGYFDIPEAETELAEGTMAEYSGRHLALFELASAIKAFVSASLVVAVFFPWGISQYLGLTGVPAMVVELLFHTLKVFAVLFVSMSVFRAVTGRLRINQAVGIFWTRLLPASIVGALLLALDTLGVIA
- a CDS encoding cation:proton antiporter, with translation MGEEDCGMTVDGAFMWALILLLFSAMLTLIRLLTGPTIPDRAVALDSMTTTTAGAMVIYGVVTRQAVFIDVALVYAVLSYIATLYIARYLVKKRVGIACECEEAGT
- a CDS encoding Na+/H+ antiporter subunit E: MGFATPFLWSLIVYLLLTAGSGSVIAWSPGELVAGVVIAAIIGYATRNVMDERLEYFFNPKRWLLLIIYAIGPFFFAMAKANIDVAYRVITGKIRPGIVKISPGLTRDEAKTLLANSITLTPGTFTLEIDDEGNFYVHWINVPPGKEKPSPEELCGYLPKWARRIAE
- the mnhG gene encoding monovalent cation/H(+) antiporter subunit G → MIEWLIALFLAIGVIFNLLASIGILRFPDVYTRIHAATKCTTFGTIFIVLAAVTYSIYSYYWVQKDPAWITIGIHSALVVLFLVLTNPVGAHAIGRAARKSGIRPHGAVIDELEGRL
- a CDS encoding 4Fe-4S binding protein, giving the protein MKVPPTLSTVLGNLFKKPATNPFPVSEPVPVPEGFRGKLVYDVDKCVGCRLCVMVCPAGVIEYVPEVRKVTFWLGRCVFCQQCVDVCPVNALRMSDEFLLATTDKYDDNLRWLKEDEVEELKRKLEEQKKAKEAAKKAAEKKE